One Pyrenophora tritici-repentis strain M4 chromosome 5, whole genome shotgun sequence DNA window includes the following coding sequences:
- a CDS encoding Rrn6 domain containing protein, translating into MYQNPCPDLGQQGQDDFNIPKGSETNIPNNHEEVVSTPLATLHCFEDGLRSQLTAEENFVNYHNLPTGDYRTVTAVPTCVNTAASQDPEDDPYHVPNIFDLSEPQEEAEEEVTLEFDPPLTHYAELRGDLPLGYVWLPPSSPEPMPCEATPEQEVAAPVTPENQTSVMASGKIKNRKKVKSGKPEVRKKRQKRETTAEYQKRFTSPLSEELSDAPDGLLPIETRRKLFQD; encoded by the coding sequence ATGTACCAGAACCCGTGCCCTGACCTTGGTCAGCAGGGCCAGGACGACTTCAACATCCCCAAAGGCTCTGAGACCAACATCCCAAACAACCACGAGGAGGTCGTCAGTACACCCCTGGCGACACTCCACTGCTTCGAAGACGGACTCAGGAGCCAACTTACTGCCGAAGAAAACTTCGTCAACTACCACAACCTGCCAACTGGCGACTACAGAACCGTCACAGCAGTCCCCACATGCGTCAATACTGCAGCTTCGCAGGATCCAGAGGACGATCCCTACCACGTCCCAAACATCTTCGACCTCAGCGAGCCACAAGAAGAAGCCGAGGAAGAGGTTACTCTCGAGTTCGATCCACCGCTCACCCACTATGCCGAGCTGAGAGGCGATCTTCCTCTTGGATACGTCTGGCTTCCACCGAGTTCTCCCGAGCCCATGCCGTGCGAGGCTACACCTGAGCAAGAAGTGGCTGCGCCTGTCACTCCAGAGAACCAGACCAGTGTCATGGCTAGTGGAAAGATCAAAAACAGGAAGAAAGTCAAGTCTGGGAAGCCCGAAgtgaggaagaagaggcaGAAGCGGGAGACGACTGCAGAGTACCAGAAGCGCTTCACTAGCCCGTTATCTGAGGAGTTGTCTGATGCGCCCGATGGTCTCTTGCCAATTGAGACAAGGAGAAAGCTGTTTCAAGACTAA
- a CDS encoding NAD-binding-8 multi-domain protein, with protein MSNTTEKKRIAIVGSGISGLSALYALRNTQHEVHLFEKEERLGGHTNTVTWTHNGKTTPVDTGFIVLNTATYPNFIKFLAALGVKTVDSEMTFGVSRDAGAFEWSGTSGSTLFAQPANALKPSFWRMIFDIVRFNQFALDLLSIPPGSLDAVAATEMSIGEYLELKGYSDAFRDDYLIPMTACVWSTGADKCALEFPALTLVRFMWNHHLLSTIAERPPWLTVQGGAIKYIDAVLELAGNCQGHLGTPVLAVKRKGGKVELKLGGRGEGQTETFDEVVFACHGDQARWILGDEATEQEKEILDSFETTPNTAYLHSDLSLMPTRRTAWSAWNYLTTSKASTPKNANLTTSAGTLETVCLTYDMNTLQHIPRDTFSSVLVTLNPPHPPSPSLTQATYQYRHPLYNSRMVFAQDRLPEIQGKQGIWYAGAWTGYGFHEDGCRSGLQVGEKLGGSAGWDVVDAKFMRGRKPELEWKDNVVRVVVLLVQMWITVLEGLVGVKREGSAALKASGKKEL; from the exons ATGAGCAACACGACAGAGAAGAAGCGCATAGCCATTGTCGGTAGCGGCATATCTGGTCTGAGCGCCCTCTATGCGCTTCGCAACACACAGCATGAGGTCCATCTTTTCGAAAAAGAAGAACGTCTTGGTGGCCATACGAATACTGTGACATGGACACACAATGGCAAGACCACGCCCGTAGATACGGGCTTCATTGTGCTCAACACCGCGACATATC CGAACTTTATTAAATTCCTCGCGGCTCTCGGGGTGAAGACTGTGGATTCAGAAATGACTTTCGGTGTCTCTCGCGATGCCGGCGCTTTTGAATGGTCGGGTACATCAGGCAGCACGCTCTTCGCTCAGCCCGCCAACGCCCTGAAGCCTTCATTCTGGCGCATGATATTCGACATCGTACGCTTCAACCAATTTGCCCTGGATCTCTTGTCTATTCCCCCAGGTTCCCTAGATGCTGTCGCCGCTACGGAGATGAGCATTGGTGAGTACTTGGAGTTGAAGGGCTATTCAGATGCTTTCAGAGATGATTACTTGATTCCCATGACGGCGTGTGTATGGAGTACCGGCGCAGACAAATGTGCCCTCGAATTTCCAGCCCTGACACTGGTACGCTTCATGTGGAATCACCATCTACTCAGCACGATCGCTGAGCGACCCCCGTGGTTGACTGTCCAAGGTGGTGCCATCAAATACATCGATGCCGTGCTAGAGCTAGCAGGGAACTGCCAAGGTCATCTCGGGACTCCCGTGCTGGCTGTGAAGAGGAAGGGCGGTAAAGTTGAGCTCAAGTTGGGTGGCCGGGGAGAGGGTCAGACAGAAACCTTTGATGAGGTCGTGTTTGCTTGCCATGGCGATCAAGCGAGGTGGATATTGGGCGATGAGGCAACGGAGCAAGAGAAGGAGATTCTTGATTCATTCGAAACAACGCCAAACACAGCATATCTACATTCAGATCTCTCG CTCATGCCCACACGCCGCACCGCCTGGTCCGCATGGAACTACCTCACTACTTCGAAGgcttcaacaccaaaaaatGCAAATCTCACAACGTCCGCAGGCACACTTGAAACTGTTTGCTTAACCTACGACATGAACACGCTTCAACACATCCCCCGCGACACCTTCTCCTCCGTCCTCGTGACCCTCAATCCCCCTCATCCACCATCTCCGTCTTTGACTCAAGCAACATATCAGTACAGGCATCCCCTGTATAACTCCCGGATGGTGTTCGCCCAAGACCGACTCCCAGAGATCCAAGGCAAGCAAGGCATCTGGTATGCCGGTGCTTGGACGGGATACGGGTTCCACGAGGATGGATGTCGGAGCGGGCTGCAAGTTGGAGAGAAACTTGGAGGGAGTGCAGGTTGGGATGTTGTAGACGCCAAGTTCATGCGAGGTAGAAAGCCAGAGCTGGAGTGGAAAGATAACGTGGTCAGAGTGGTGGTTCTTCTGGTGCAGATGTGGATCACCGTGCTAGAGGGTCTGGTTGGTGTGAAGAGAGAAGGCAGCGCGGCACTGAAGGCGAGTGGGAAGAAGGAGCTATAG
- a CDS encoding Tymo-45kd-70kd domain containing protein, which translates to MEQDNSTPAGVRVNTIVLAFTLVSGMIVFLRLFTRLVISRSAGLEDLCIVIAMVLSIALSIQTAAQVMNGLGMHAANLLPSQLDVILKAFWAGVWVYNLALTVTKVAILVQYLRIFPLRCFRKACLSVLGFVVAWGTWTILSSILICTPVAYSWDKSVHKGRCMNQLILWVVNAGVNIIQDVIIFLLPLFVVRTLQIAKAQKKALFAMFGLGACVTLVSIVRLYSLDTIANSTDVPFDNPDHATLSAVEVNVAIICACLPAMRPLFALLMPQYFSSAAQLSSFQVLDIERTKAGQKPQTSARPTTRPVTTYSTRPSTARTHTGFSEIRRPNTATRADSVQGDFTLQPLKPTLTRATSGVVPITPVRPSLLRLHSLPGHSRNPSNSSIQSTATTTTQSRSTMHSHGRLDPLRMSPVTAFSPSPAFPPPPRAVSPLGLSLHRRQPSNASMRPRTPGFDKVLPKTPFPVGSIPKIGDEFQDCTVYLTI; encoded by the exons ATGGAGCAAGATAATTCCACGCCCGCTGGTGTCCGGGTTAATACTATCGTTCTTGCTTTTACACTCGTTTCTGGCATGATTGTATTTCTGCGTTTATTTACACGGCTGGTGATATCGAGGTCAGCCGGGCTGGAAGATCTATGCATCGTGATAGCCATG GTACTGTCGATAGCGCTCTCTATACAAACGGCTGCGCAAGTAATGAATGGACTGGGGATGCATGCCGCAAACCTTCTGCCCAGCCAGCTGGATGTCATACTCAAG GCTTTTTGGGCTGGTGTTTGGGTCTACAACCTTGCACTTACCGTCACGAAGGTCGCTATCCTCGTTCAGTATCTCAGGATTTTTCCCCTCAGGTGCTTTCGCAAGGCCTGCCTTTCTGTTTTGGGCTTTGTGGTAGCATGGGGAACCTGGACGATTCTCTCAAGCATTCTCATATGCACCCCTGTCGCCTACTCGTGGGACAAGTCAGTCCATAAGGGACGCTGCATGAACCAGCTCATCCTATGGGTTGTGAACGCTGGTGTAAATATCATCCAAGATGTCATCATCTTCCTCCTGCCCTTGTTCGTTGTTCGAACCTTACAGATTGCCAAAGCACAGAAGAAGGCTTTGTTTGCGATGTTTGGGCTGGGTGCATG TGTCACTTTGGTCTCCATCGTCCGCCTCTACAGCTTGGACACTATCGCCAACTCGACTGACGTTCCTTTCGACAACCCAGACCACGCGACATTGTCCGCAGTGGAAGTCAACGTGGCGATTATCTGTGCTTGCTTGCCAGCCATGCGACCTCTGTTTGCGCTGCTGATGCCACAATACTTCTCGTCGGCAGCTCAATTGAGTAGCTTCCAAGTTCTCGACATTGAACGCACAAAGGCCGGACAGAAGCCGCAAACCAGCGCTCGGCCTACCACCCGACCCGTCACCACCTATAGCACGAGACCGAGCACCGCGCGAACGCATACAGGCTTCTCGGAGATTCGCCGACCGAACACAGCCACTAGGGCCGACTCTGTACAAGGCGACTTTACTCTTCAACCTCTCAAGCCCACCCTAACTCGCGCCACAAGCGGAGTTGTACCTATCACGCCCGTCCGTCCGTCACTACTCCGCTTACACAGTCTCCCCGGTCACTCCCGCAACCCCAGTAATAGCTCGATACAAAGCACTGCAACCACAACAACACAATCGAGGTCAACTATGCACTCCCATGGCAGGCTTGATCCTCTTCGCATGTCTCCAGTGACGGCTTTCAGCCCCAGCCCAGCTTTCCCTCCACCACCGCGCGCGGTATCTCCTCTAGGACTGTCCTTACACAGGCGCCAACCCAGCAATGCATCGATGCGGCCACGGACCCCAGGCTTTGACAAAGTGTTACCCAAGACACCCTTCCCGGTCGGTTCCATCCCCAAGATCGGTGATGAATTCCAGGATTGCACAGTCTACCTCACCATATAA
- a CDS encoding vesicle transport v-snare protein — translation MSNLIDADAGTERFGGYEAELKLVQADLSQQIEQIKETTGEPRKAAISRAERALEEAEELIGQMRIEKSNIPANLKSKYNARFRNFEHDIDTTKRKLETYTSDRSKLFGDRYTDNPEGGDAQLEQRQQLLSGTDRLNRSSGRLRESQRIALETEQIGANTLGDLHRQREQIVNTRERLLESETYTDRSIKTLRGMARRMATNRIITIAIITVLVLLIMAVIYSKFR, via the exons ATGTCCAACCTCATCGACGCAGATGCAGGCACCGAGCGCTTCGGCGGCTACGAAGCCGAGCTCAAGCTGGTCCAGGCCGATCTCAGCCAGCAAATAGAGCAGATCAAAGAGACGACGGGAGAGCCCAGGAAAGCCGCGATTAGCAGGGCAGAGCGAGCGCTGGAGGAGGCCGAAGAGCTG ATTGGCCAAATGCGCATCGAAAAATCAAACATCCCCGCCAACCTGAAATCCAAATACAATGCGCGCTTCCGCAACTTTGAGCACGACATCGACACCACCAAGCGCAAGCTAGAAACCTACACCTCGGATCGCTCCAAACTCTTTGGTGACCGCTACACCGACAACCCAGAGGGAGGCGACGCCCAGCTCGAGCAGCGCCAACAACTTCTCTCAGGAACCGATCGCTTGAACAGGTCCAGTGGAAGGCTGAGGGAGAGCCAGAGAATTGCGCTTGAGACGGAGCAGATTGGTGCTAATACATTGGGTGATCTGCACAGACAGCGGGAGCAGATTGTGAACACAAGAGAGAGGTTGCTGGAAAGCGAGACCTATACTGATCGGAGTATCAAGACGTTGAGGGGCATGGCGAGACG GATGGCTACAAACCGCATCATTACCATTGCCATAATCACCGTCTTGGTCTTGCTCATCATGGCCGTCATCTACAGCAAGTTTAGATGA